From a region of the Rathayibacter sp. VKM Ac-2804 genome:
- a CDS encoding IclR family transcriptional regulator, protein MVSAAGSAPGPSQLLVLSKITDILDAFTLEAPALTLTQIREATGLPVSTTQRLVVNLVAQGFLDRDGDRFRIGLRMAYWAAPAVRGIRAVDVVAPLLQELRDATGETASLFRSEEDYRVCIGLEETHHELRQDSYVGKVAPLTVGSAGRVLLAWNDELRAQVLGRPIPDLAHRTITDPAALAEALAETARRGYAITGNERVDGLTGVAAPVFDPDGRVRMAISVSGPVARISPDDLDRWTPLVREAADQATRRLGGRAPASAG, encoded by the coding sequence ATGGTGAGCGCAGCAGGGTCGGCACCCGGGCCGAGCCAGCTGCTCGTCCTCTCCAAGATCACGGACATCCTCGACGCGTTCACGCTCGAGGCCCCCGCCCTCACACTCACGCAGATCCGCGAGGCGACGGGGCTGCCCGTGTCGACCACGCAGCGGCTGGTCGTCAACCTGGTCGCGCAGGGCTTCCTCGACCGCGACGGCGACCGGTTCCGCATCGGGCTGCGGATGGCGTACTGGGCGGCGCCGGCCGTCCGCGGGATCCGCGCGGTCGACGTCGTCGCGCCCCTGCTGCAGGAGCTGCGCGACGCGACCGGCGAGACGGCCAGCCTCTTCCGCTCGGAGGAGGACTACCGCGTCTGCATCGGGCTGGAGGAGACGCACCACGAGCTGCGGCAGGACAGCTACGTGGGCAAGGTCGCCCCGCTGACCGTCGGCTCCGCGGGCCGCGTGCTGCTGGCGTGGAACGACGAGCTGCGCGCGCAGGTGCTGGGCCGGCCGATCCCGGACCTGGCGCACCGGACCATCACCGACCCGGCGGCCCTCGCCGAGGCGCTCGCGGAGACGGCGCGGCGGGGCTACGCGATCACCGGCAACGAGCGCGTGGACGGGCTCACCGGCGTCGCCGCCCCGGTCTTCGACCCCGACGGCCGCGTCCGGATGGCGATCAGCGTCAGCGGCCCGGTCGCCCGCATCTCGCCGGACGACCTCGACCGCTGGACGCCCCTCGTGCGCGAGGCCGCCGACCAGGCGACGCGGCGGCTCGGCGGGCGCGCGCCGGCCTCGGCCGGCTGA
- a CDS encoding ABC transporter ATP-binding protein, translating into MSMEGVAWSSLYRISSAQSGKHGISRESVRRIMTFAVPYRARLLLFIGLSVVGAFLAVATPVLAGRVVDTIVARGAVGTIVQLAVVIAVVAVADAGVSLVTRWYSARIGEGVILDLRTAVFNHVQKMPIAFFTRTRTGALVSRLNNDVIGAQQAFSGTLSGVVTNVVALVLTLIVMLSTSWLVTVLAVIMLPIFLIPARRMGSRLAALRREAADHNSAMSTQMTERFSAPGATLVKLFGRPDEEAEEFRVRAARVRDIGVRTAMLQLVFVTALTLVSALALALVYGLGGVLALGGQLDTGAVVTLALLLTRLYAPLTSLANARVEIMSAVVSFERVFEVLDLQPLIQEKPDAGTVPEGPVSVEFDDVRFAYPSADKVSLASLEEVAVLDTRGGEEVLHGLSFRIEPGQTVALVGTSGAGKSTIAQLLSRLYDVDSGAVRLAGTDVRDVTFASMRHTLGMVTQDGHLFHETILSNLRLARPESTDDEVWDALRRARLEPLIRSLPDQLDTLVGERGYRLSGGERQRLTIARLLLAQPRVVILDEATAALDSTSEAAVQAALSEALEGRTAMVIAHRLSTIRSADLILVIEDGTIVERGTHEELLAAAGRYEELHRTQFAVQKDVAAEEEALSGS; encoded by the coding sequence ATGAGCATGGAAGGCGTCGCCTGGAGCTCCCTCTACCGGATCTCCTCCGCCCAGAGCGGCAAGCACGGCATCTCCCGCGAGTCCGTGCGCCGCATCATGACCTTCGCGGTCCCCTACCGCGCCCGCCTCCTCCTCTTCATCGGCCTCAGCGTCGTCGGGGCGTTCCTCGCCGTCGCGACGCCGGTGCTCGCCGGGCGGGTGGTCGACACCATCGTCGCGCGCGGCGCCGTGGGCACGATCGTGCAGCTCGCCGTGGTCATCGCCGTCGTGGCCGTGGCCGACGCCGGGGTCTCGCTCGTCACGCGCTGGTACTCGGCGCGGATCGGCGAGGGCGTCATCCTCGACCTCCGCACCGCCGTCTTCAACCACGTGCAGAAGATGCCGATCGCGTTCTTCACCCGCACCCGCACGGGCGCCCTCGTCAGCCGGCTCAACAACGACGTGATCGGCGCGCAGCAGGCCTTCAGCGGCACGCTCTCCGGGGTGGTCACGAACGTCGTGGCGCTGGTCCTCACGCTGATCGTCATGCTCAGCACGTCGTGGCTGGTCACCGTCCTCGCGGTGATCATGCTGCCGATCTTCCTCATCCCCGCGCGCCGGATGGGCAGCCGCCTCGCCGCGCTCCGCCGCGAGGCCGCCGACCACAACTCCGCGATGAGCACGCAGATGACCGAGCGCTTCTCGGCGCCCGGCGCCACCCTGGTGAAGCTGTTCGGCCGGCCCGACGAGGAGGCCGAGGAGTTCCGCGTCCGTGCCGCCCGCGTCCGCGACATCGGGGTCCGGACCGCGATGCTGCAGCTCGTCTTCGTCACCGCGCTGACCCTCGTCTCCGCGCTCGCCCTCGCGCTCGTCTACGGGCTCGGCGGCGTCCTCGCGCTCGGCGGGCAGCTCGACACCGGCGCGGTCGTCACCCTCGCGCTCCTGCTCACCCGCCTCTACGCGCCGCTGACCAGCCTCGCGAACGCGCGCGTCGAGATCATGAGCGCGGTCGTCAGCTTCGAGCGCGTCTTCGAGGTGCTCGACCTCCAGCCGCTCATCCAGGAGAAGCCCGACGCGGGCACCGTCCCGGAGGGCCCGGTGTCCGTCGAGTTCGACGACGTCCGCTTCGCCTACCCGTCCGCGGACAAGGTGTCCCTCGCCTCCCTGGAGGAGGTCGCCGTCCTCGACACCCGCGGCGGCGAGGAGGTGCTGCACGGCCTCTCCTTCCGGATCGAGCCGGGGCAGACCGTCGCCCTCGTCGGGACGTCCGGGGCCGGCAAGTCCACGATCGCGCAGCTGCTCTCGCGCCTCTACGACGTCGACAGCGGCGCGGTACGCCTGGCCGGTACCGACGTCCGCGACGTCACCTTCGCCTCGATGCGGCACACCCTGGGCATGGTGACGCAGGACGGCCACCTCTTCCACGAGACGATCCTGTCCAACCTGCGCCTCGCCCGCCCGGAGTCGACCGACGACGAGGTGTGGGACGCCCTCCGCCGCGCGCGACTCGAGCCGCTCATCCGCTCCCTGCCCGACCAGCTGGACACCCTCGTCGGCGAACGCGGCTACCGGCTGTCCGGCGGCGAGCGCCAGCGGCTGACCATCGCGCGGCTCCTGCTCGCCCAGCCGCGCGTCGTCATCCTCGACGAGGCGACGGCCGCGCTCGACTCCACCTCGGAGGCCGCGGTGCAGGCGGCGCTCAGCGAGGCCCTCGAGGGCCGGACCGCGATGGTGATCGCCCACCGCCTCTCCACCATCCGCAGCGCCGACCTGATCCTCGTGATCGAGGACGGCACGATCGTCGAGCGCGGCACGCACGAGGAGCTCCTCGCCGCGGCCGGCCGCTACGAGGAGCTGCACCGCACGCAGTTCGCGGTGCAGAAGGACGTGGCGGCGGAGGAGGAGGCGCTCAGCGGGTCATAG